From the Periophthalmus magnuspinnatus isolate fPerMag1 chromosome 1, fPerMag1.2.pri, whole genome shotgun sequence genome, one window contains:
- the r3hcc1l gene encoding coiled-coil domain-containing protein R3HCC1L → MELENPKEEPSAAQASPTPSSKTKRPSQPLYTHKQRLQSSKDKAQPQGDGKPKTRPRYTDKARKNARNKKSQAGASENTASGEGESTVDAHNDKENTERLQGTVTQSDDQLEETDVKADVTSWLEETTAQGENGEEESWDTMFNDDGECLDPHLLEELSIKDGKVKTSIQDSRFDYYNMNRDYDDDIDLTEDEMSHIVEIYDFPSEFKTEDLLKLFHTNQQRGLDIKWIDETQALGLFSSPLAAREALRSKHPLMKVRPLSKSSSATKAKARSCSDYLLPVKERPQTSAALARKLVIGALGVKSNLTKEQREAERKKLQEAREQKRLAAKQREDAWDGK, encoded by the exons ATGGAGCTGGAGAATCCAAAGGAAGAACCTTCTGCAGCACAAGCTTCACCCACACCATCCTCTAAGACCAAACGGCCAAGTCAGCCCCTGTACACCCACAAACAGCGTCTCCAGTCCTCCAAAGACAAAGCCCAACCACAGGGAGATGGTAAACCAAAAACCCGGCCTAGATACACCGACAAAGCCCGGAAGAATGCGAGAAACAAGAAGAGCCAGGCTGGAGCATCAGAGAACACTGCAtctggagaaggagagagtacGGTCGATGCACATAATGACAAGGAAAACACAGAGAGGCTACAGGGTACAGTAACCCAAAGCGATGATCAGCTTGAGGAGACAGATGTGAAAGCAGATGTTACATCATGGCTGGAGGAAACCACAGCTCAGGGAGAAAATGGAGAAGAAGAAAGTTGGGACACAATGTTCAATGACGATGGAGAGTGTCTGGATCCACACCTGCTTGAAGAG CTTTCAATAAAGGATGGAAAAGTGAAAACGTCGATCCAAGACTCCAGATTTGATTACTACAATATGAACCGAGATTATGACGATGACATCGACCTCACGGAGGATGAGATGTCCCACATTGTTGAGATTTATGACTTTCCCTCCGAATTCAAGACAGAAGACCTGCTGAAATTATTTCACACCAACCA ACAGAGAGGCTTAGACATTAAGTGGATTGATGAAACGCAAGCTCTCGGCCTCTTCTCAAGCCCTTTAGCAG CTCGGGAAGCACTTAGATCTAAACACCCACTAATGAAAGTCCGCCCATTGTCCAAATCATCCTCCGCCACAAAGGCCAAAGCCAGAAGTTGCTCTG acTACCTCCTACCTGTCAAGGAGAGACCTCAGACCAGTGCAGCCCTAGCTCGTAAGCTTGTGATTGGTGCTCTGGGAGTGAAGAGCAACTTGACAAAAGAACAGCGAGAGGCAGAAAGGAAGAAACTCCAAGAGGCCAGAG agCAAAAACGTCTCGCAGCCAAACAAAGGGAAGACGCTTGGGATGGAAAGTGA